In Piliocolobus tephrosceles isolate RC106 chromosome 12, ASM277652v3, whole genome shotgun sequence, one DNA window encodes the following:
- the DMRTC1B gene encoding doublesex- and mab-3-related transcription factor C1 isoform X1: MAAPPKAPIRVRNLTIRAGALTGKENNMLQPETHIFTASEEGSSQGALLLGQAPESLSLPCTPVTLEQQLVSPSGDPHRAPALPSICSTLILQPCATLDPLLLQPQVPKISDQALVSAHSEWQRKLEAAEALLTLRNSAQVPPDSISLHQPCNPPAPAGDKGFQPPSPSLRPRPASSISLPIGHLGCISLLS, from the exons ATGGCTGCCCCTCCCAAAGCTCCCATCCGTGTCAGGAATTTGACCATCAGAGCAGGAGCCCTCA CTGGGAAGGAGAACAACATGCTGCAGCCCGAGACCCACATCTTCACAGCCTCTGAGGAG GGGAGCTCCCAAGGGGCTCTGCTGCTTGGCCAGGCCCCAGAATCTTTGTCTCTGCCTTGTACTCCAGTGACCTTGGAGCAGCAACTGGTTTCTCCTTCTGGAGATCCCCACAgggcccctgccctgcccagcat ATGCTCAACTCTGATCCTCCAGCCCTGTGCCACCCTTGACCCTCTTCTACTGCAGCCACAG GTCCCCAAAATCTCTGACCAGGCTTTGGTTTCTGCCCACTCAGAGTGGCAGCGGAAACTAGAGGCCGCTGAGGCTCTGCTGACTCTGAGAAACTCTGCCCAGGTCCCTCCTGACTCCATCTCCCTGCACCAGCCTTGCAACCCACCAG CTCCTGCTGGAGATAAAGGATTCCAGCCTCCCAGCCCCTCTCTCCGCCCCAGGCCAGCCAGCTCCATCTCGCTGCCTATTGGACATCTGGGATGCATCTCCCTCTTGAGCTAG
- the DMRTC1B gene encoding doublesex- and mab-3-related transcription factor C1 isoform X2 produces the protein MRSREHLRVLPAVSALKREQRARPKRHLAQGPIRSMAAPPKAPIRVRNLTIRAGALTGKENNMLQPETHIFTASEEGSSQGALLLGQAPESLSLPCTPVTLEQQLVSPSGDPHRAPALPSICSTLILQPCATLDPLLLQPQVPKISDQALVSAHSEWQRKLEAAEALLTLRNSAQVPPDSISLHQPCNPPAPAGDKGFQPPSPSLRPRPASSISLPIGHLGCISLLS, from the exons ATGAGAAGTAG AGAGCACCTCAGGGTCTTGCCTGCTGTGAGTGCCTTGAAGAGGGAGCAGCGGGCACGGCCAAAGAGACACCTGGCTCAAGGACCAATAAGGAGTATGGCTGCCCCTCCCAAAGCTCCCATCCGTGTCAGGAATTTGACCATCAGAGCAGGAGCCCTCA CTGGGAAGGAGAACAACATGCTGCAGCCCGAGACCCACATCTTCACAGCCTCTGAGGAG GGGAGCTCCCAAGGGGCTCTGCTGCTTGGCCAGGCCCCAGAATCTTTGTCTCTGCCTTGTACTCCAGTGACCTTGGAGCAGCAACTGGTTTCTCCTTCTGGAGATCCCCACAgggcccctgccctgcccagcat ATGCTCAACTCTGATCCTCCAGCCCTGTGCCACCCTTGACCCTCTTCTACTGCAGCCACAG GTCCCCAAAATCTCTGACCAGGCTTTGGTTTCTGCCCACTCAGAGTGGCAGCGGAAACTAGAGGCCGCTGAGGCTCTGCTGACTCTGAGAAACTCTGCCCAGGTCCCTCCTGACTCCATCTCCCTGCACCAGCCTTGCAACCCACCAG CTCCTGCTGGAGATAAAGGATTCCAGCCTCCCAGCCCCTCTCTCCGCCCCAGGCCAGCCAGCTCCATCTCGCTGCCTATTGGACATCTGGGATGCATCTCCCTCTTGAGCTAG
- the DMRTC1B gene encoding doublesex- and mab-3-related transcription factor C1 isoform X3, whose translation MAAPPKAPIRVRNLTIRAGALTGKENNMLQPETHIFTASEEVPKISDQALVSAHSEWQRKLEAAEALLTLRNSAQVPPDSISLHQPCNPPAPAGDKGFQPPSPSLRPRPASSISLPIGHLGCISLLS comes from the exons ATGGCTGCCCCTCCCAAAGCTCCCATCCGTGTCAGGAATTTGACCATCAGAGCAGGAGCCCTCA CTGGGAAGGAGAACAACATGCTGCAGCCCGAGACCCACATCTTCACAGCCTCTGAGGAG GTCCCCAAAATCTCTGACCAGGCTTTGGTTTCTGCCCACTCAGAGTGGCAGCGGAAACTAGAGGCCGCTGAGGCTCTGCTGACTCTGAGAAACTCTGCCCAGGTCCCTCCTGACTCCATCTCCCTGCACCAGCCTTGCAACCCACCAG CTCCTGCTGGAGATAAAGGATTCCAGCCTCCCAGCCCCTCTCTCCGCCCCAGGCCAGCCAGCTCCATCTCGCTGCCTATTGGACATCTGGGATGCATCTCCCTCTTGAGCTAG